In Pelosinus sp. UFO1, one genomic interval encodes:
- the pstB gene encoding phosphate ABC transporter ATP-binding protein PstB translates to MDYKIHVNKLKLYYGDALALKKISLGVEKNSVLALIGPSGCGKSTFIKTLNRMNDLVTNVKIEGEVLLDGFNIYHPDTDVVLLRKRVGMVFQRPNPFPMSIYDNIAYGPRIHGMKNKAQIDEIVEKSLQGAALWEEVKDRLHSSAMGISGGQQQRLCIARLLAIEPEVLLMDEPCSALDPISTMKIEELVSELKPKYTIVMVTHNMQQAARVSDYTAFFLNGELVEYDKTDVIFTRPQDKRTEDYITGRFG, encoded by the coding sequence ATGGATTATAAAATTCATGTAAATAAACTTAAATTATATTATGGAGATGCACTGGCCTTAAAAAAAATATCTCTTGGTGTGGAGAAAAACAGTGTATTAGCTTTAATTGGGCCTTCTGGTTGTGGTAAATCGACTTTTATCAAGACGCTAAATCGTATGAATGATTTAGTTACAAATGTGAAAATAGAAGGCGAAGTCCTATTAGATGGATTTAATATTTATCATCCGGACACAGATGTAGTATTATTGCGAAAAAGAGTGGGGATGGTTTTTCAGAGACCCAATCCATTTCCAATGTCAATTTATGATAATATTGCTTATGGCCCTCGGATTCATGGTATGAAAAATAAAGCCCAAATTGATGAGATTGTAGAAAAAAGCTTACAAGGAGCGGCGCTGTGGGAAGAAGTCAAGGATCGACTTCATAGTTCAGCTATGGGTATATCAGGTGGACAACAACAACGCCTATGTATTGCCAGGTTACTAGCAATTGAGCCTGAGGTACTGTTAATGGATGAACCTTGCTCTGCTCTTGATCCTATATCCACTATGAAAATTGAGGAATTGGTGTCTGAGTTAAAACCAAAATATACAATCGTGATGGTTACTCACAATATGCAGCAGGCTGCTAGGGTATCGGACTATACTGCATTCTTTTTAAATGGCGAGCTGGTGGAATATGACAAGACAGATGTTATATTTACTAGACCTCAAGATAAGCGGACAGAAGATTATATTACGGGCCGATTTGGTTAA
- the phoU gene encoding phosphate signaling complex protein PhoU, with protein MTSTRQSYNHDLEELRNEILEMGNRVELAIGQAVASLTTQDVEMAKRVMAGDDYIDNMESDIEDKCMVLIARQQPLARDLRIIGTGLKITTDLERVGDHAFDIAKIALSIAGQPLIKPLVDIPRMSAMAQKMLKDSLVAYINLDIALAERVCAADDEVDDIYHQTFRELLTYMMEDPRNIKQATQLLFVARYLERVADHATNIGEWVIYLETGQRMRKK; from the coding sequence ATGACTAGTACCAGACAAAGTTATAATCATGATCTCGAAGAGCTACGAAATGAGATCTTAGAAATGGGAAATCGTGTTGAACTGGCTATTGGGCAAGCTGTAGCCTCCTTAACAACACAAGATGTAGAGATGGCTAAGCGGGTTATGGCTGGGGATGACTATATTGATAATATGGAAAGTGATATTGAAGATAAGTGTATGGTCTTGATTGCAAGACAGCAGCCCTTGGCAAGAGATCTAAGAATTATAGGTACAGGGCTCAAGATTACAACAGATTTGGAACGGGTCGGAGATCATGCCTTTGATATAGCTAAAATTGCCCTAAGTATTGCTGGACAGCCACTTATTAAGCCTTTGGTAGATATCCCGCGAATGTCAGCCATGGCGCAAAAGATGCTAAAGGATTCTTTGGTAGCTTATATCAACCTTGATATTGCCTTGGCGGAACGGGTGTGTGCTGCGGATGATGAGGTAGACGATATTTACCATCAAACATTCCGTGAATTGTTAACTTATATGATGGAAGATCCCCGTAATATAAAGCAAGCGACCCAACTACTGTTTGTAGCACGTTATTTAGAACGTGTTGCAGATCATGCTACCAATATCGGGGAATGGGTTATTTATTTAGAAACAGGACAGCGGATGCGTAAAAAATAA
- a CDS encoding PhoH family protein yields the protein MKKCYVIDTNVLLHSPNAIFTFNEHTVIIPEVVLEELDRFKSESNERGANSREVSRIIDTLRTTGNLLEGVALNEHGGRLQIETNHLNTKLPANWPRSKPDNRILQVCKGLAEADHFTVLVSRDTNMRVKAAILNIQAEDFRNEKVASIEEQYTGRGTIYTSSEVMNAFHQSDSNSIDPASLFAYNEVTHSLVAAPLETNQFFLIRSTDNDRHTALGRFNGEKLVHLRYHKHNPFGVVPRNIGQIFMQECLMMSAAEAPLVIIKGPAGTAKTFYALAVGLYQHFDCRPRDYNHILICRPNVPMDEDIGYLPGSEADKVSPFMRGIRDNLFTLMNGSTIDDAKELAQAEDTVQLLFDRHVIQTEALAFQRGRSLQKYWVILDEMQNSTPRQAKGVITRPGLGTKIILLGDPAQIDHPYLDSQSNGLVFASEKMRGSKLCFQVTLQHDECERSPLAAEAALRL from the coding sequence TTGAAGAAATGTTACGTTATTGATACTAATGTTCTCCTACATTCACCAAACGCAATATTCACTTTCAATGAGCACACTGTAATCATTCCCGAAGTGGTCCTTGAGGAACTAGATCGTTTTAAGTCTGAAAGCAACGAACGAGGTGCTAACAGTCGTGAAGTCAGCAGAATCATTGATACTCTACGGACTACAGGAAATTTATTAGAAGGAGTCGCTCTAAATGAGCACGGCGGAAGGCTCCAAATTGAAACGAATCATCTTAATACCAAACTCCCTGCCAATTGGCCCCGTTCTAAGCCTGATAACCGTATCTTACAAGTGTGTAAGGGATTAGCAGAAGCCGATCATTTTACTGTATTAGTCAGCCGGGATACCAATATGCGGGTAAAAGCTGCAATCCTCAATATTCAAGCCGAGGACTTCCGCAATGAAAAGGTAGCTAGTATCGAGGAACAGTATACAGGACGTGGTACTATCTATACATCCTCTGAAGTTATGAATGCCTTTCACCAAAGTGATTCAAATTCGATTGACCCTGCATCTTTATTTGCTTATAACGAAGTAACCCACTCATTAGTAGCGGCTCCTTTAGAAACAAACCAATTTTTCCTAATTCGTTCTACCGATAATGATCGCCATACTGCTTTAGGTCGTTTTAATGGTGAAAAACTCGTTCATTTGCGCTATCATAAACACAATCCTTTTGGGGTTGTTCCCCGCAATATCGGACAAATCTTTATGCAAGAATGTCTCATGATGAGTGCCGCGGAAGCTCCCTTAGTCATTATTAAAGGCCCAGCTGGAACCGCCAAAACCTTTTATGCGTTAGCCGTTGGTTTATACCAGCATTTCGACTGCCGTCCAAGGGATTATAACCATATCCTAATTTGCAGGCCTAATGTACCTATGGACGAAGACATTGGTTATCTTCCTGGGTCAGAAGCTGATAAAGTAAGTCCCTTTATGCGAGGTATTCGGGACAATTTGTTTACACTGATGAACGGAAGTACCATCGATGATGCAAAAGAATTGGCCCAAGCAGAAGATACAGTTCAACTTTTATTTGATAGACATGTTATCCAAACAGAAGCCTTAGCTTTTCAACGAGGACGATCTTTACAAAAATATTGGGTAATCTTAGACGAAATGCAAAATTCCACACCTCGTCAAGCCAAAGGAGTTATTACTAGACCAGGGCTGGGGACTAAGATTATCCTACTTGGTGACCCTGCCCAAATTGACCATCCTTACTTAGACAGCCAATCCAACGGACTGGTATTTGCCAGTGAAAAAATGCGAGGCTCTAAACTATGTTTTCAAGTAACCTTGCAGCATGATGAATGTGAACGATCCCCTCTAGCTGCCGAAGCAGCTCTTAGGTTATAA
- the pstC gene encoding phosphate ABC transporter permease subunit PstC, which yields MQLVDKEHKMKLLYDYYMKYVFIASAGFMTLIIVTIIIFVGGQGLMTFSEVSPLDFFLSAKWDPMGNRFGALSFIAGSLAVTALAILFGAPLGLAGAVFMAKIAPPWLSKIMRPATDLYVAIPSVVYGFVGLTIIVPFIRNYFHVNMGFGLLAAAIILAIMILPTIVSISEDALRFVPKSLEEASLALGATRWQTIWNVLLPAALPGILTSIILAMARAVGETMAVQMVIGNTPQLATSLFMPTSTLPSEIVVEMGNTPFGSAWGNSLFLMAFVLLVLSLLMILIIRRIARKGVA from the coding sequence ATGCAGCTCGTGGACAAAGAACATAAAATGAAATTATTATATGATTATTATATGAAATATGTATTTATTGCTAGTGCTGGTTTTATGACGTTAATTATCGTAACAATCATTATCTTTGTAGGTGGTCAAGGGCTGATGACCTTTAGCGAGGTAAGCCCTCTTGATTTTTTCCTTTCAGCGAAATGGGATCCTATGGGCAATCGTTTTGGTGCGTTAAGTTTTATTGCAGGTTCCCTAGCGGTTACGGCGTTGGCTATTTTATTTGGGGCACCCTTAGGCTTGGCTGGTGCTGTATTTATGGCGAAAATAGCTCCACCCTGGTTAAGTAAAATTATGAGGCCTGCTACTGATTTATACGTAGCCATACCCTCTGTAGTATATGGTTTTGTTGGTTTGACCATTATTGTTCCCTTTATTCGAAACTATTTTCATGTCAATATGGGGTTTGGCTTATTAGCAGCTGCTATTATTTTGGCGATTATGATTTTACCAACTATCGTTAGTATTTCGGAGGATGCATTACGTTTTGTTCCTAAAAGTTTGGAAGAGGCTTCCTTAGCGCTGGGTGCAACCCGGTGGCAAACCATTTGGAATGTATTATTGCCCGCAGCTTTACCTGGAATCTTGACATCGATTATTTTGGCGATGGCAAGGGCGGTGGGGGAAACCATGGCAGTGCAAATGGTAATTGGTAATACGCCACAATTGGCAACTTCCTTGTTTATGCCTACCTCTACATTGCCTAGTGAAATTGTCGTAGAAATGGGTAATACGCCCTTTGGTTCTGCTTGGGGAAATTCTTTGTTTTTGATGGCATTCGTTCTTTTAGTTTTGTCTTTGCTAATGATTCTTATTATTCGCCGTATTGCTAGAAAGGGGGTGGCTTAA
- the pstA gene encoding phosphate ABC transporter permease PstA: protein MSAKIIDKVATLAMWFAGVVILGILAAFLLFILYKGVPVLSWDFIFGRSSDIEAGGGVGGQLFNSFYILILSLLVSIPLAIGAGVYLAEYAGNNRLTDIIRLSTESLATVPSIVLGLFGMIVFVNLLGMGFSIIGGALTLTLLNLPVLVRVTEEAVRTVPVHYREASLALGATKWQTIWRVVLPNALPGIITGITLTAGRALGETAILIFTAGTTVGRQMVNFDVTAAGETLAVHLWYVMAVGLVPDRVDVANGAGALLIITILMLNLLFTIPSKVLQKKLGVGNH from the coding sequence ATGTCTGCAAAGATAATTGATAAGGTGGCTACCCTGGCAATGTGGTTTGCAGGTGTTGTGATTCTGGGAATTTTAGCTGCCTTTTTATTATTTATTTTATATAAGGGAGTACCTGTATTATCCTGGGACTTTATTTTTGGCCGATCTAGTGATATTGAGGCGGGGGGCGGCGTTGGTGGACAGCTTTTTAATTCCTTTTATATTCTAATTTTATCTTTGTTAGTTTCTATACCGCTGGCTATTGGCGCAGGTGTTTATTTGGCAGAATATGCAGGGAACAATCGTCTAACGGATATTATTCGTTTAAGTACGGAGAGTTTAGCTACCGTTCCTTCCATTGTTTTAGGCTTATTTGGTATGATTGTGTTTGTGAATTTATTAGGTATGGGTTTTAGTATTATCGGTGGGGCCTTGACTCTTACCTTGCTGAATTTACCTGTATTGGTGAGGGTAACGGAAGAAGCAGTCCGAACCGTTCCTGTGCATTACCGGGAAGCGAGTCTGGCTCTTGGAGCTACGAAGTGGCAGACAATTTGGCGAGTTGTATTACCCAATGCGTTGCCGGGAATTATAACGGGTATCACGCTGACAGCAGGCAGAGCTTTAGGTGAAACAGCGATTCTAATCTTTACAGCTGGTACAACGGTTGGACGGCAAATGGTCAATTTTGATGTGACAGCAGCAGGAGAAACCTTAGCTGTACATCTTTGGTACGTTATGGCAGTAGGGCTTGTACCTGACAGAGTTGATGTAGCCAATGGCGCTGGAGCCTTACTGATTATTACCATTTTAATGCTGAATTTATTGTTCACCATACCTAGTAAAGTTCTACAGAAAAAATTAGGCGTTGGTAATCATTGA
- a CDS encoding spore germination protein has protein sequence MEKNTVTKIFSDMANLLLFQPPKELDPFVLDETEYDTEEKDNFSTTALQERSREMEFLLDYARGLQQFLNKAIKTLQNNPEFGVIETVKKDFEKIETQWTEIKEILLKNRSTDGMYNNSVVSTSLDGNEKILEAIYNLPINKDIVIRKISIGTQPRIQVMMVFMDGLIDKKVVNLSILEPLLFMQERKEKLEGEDLIGSIMEKCLPSGQATRISSFVEVQQGINTGDAILFFEGSDEAVAVEAKGYEHRSIGKPETEQSVRGSQNAFTEVLRVNTALIRTMLHASDLVTEMIPVGARGHSNCAVMYIKSIANKELVSEVKRRIKGIRVDFIADSGILEHFIVDDPRNPFPQTLSTERPDRMAVHLTEGRVGILVDGSPFGHIVPVSIFTLMHASDDFSLSLYYTNMLRIIRWFSAMLSLLLPALYLAISTFHQEAIPTDLLLSITAARAQVPFPTIIEILLMEISFELIREGGLRIPGILGSTIGIVGALILGQTAVTAKIVSPMMVIVIAVTGLASYSIPDYRLASAFRLFRFLFILLAMGMGLIGIACGLLALVAMISSMKSFGMPYLTPVAPKTVYGGDVVLRSPVYQQERRPDELNTKDSLRQETISRVWTRKNRRGREKDE, from the coding sequence ATGGAGAAAAATACGGTTACTAAGATATTTTCTGATATGGCAAATTTGCTACTTTTTCAACCACCCAAAGAGCTGGATCCTTTTGTTCTTGATGAAACAGAGTATGATACGGAGGAAAAGGATAATTTCTCAACAACTGCTTTACAAGAACGTAGTCGTGAGATGGAGTTTTTATTGGATTACGCTAGAGGCTTACAGCAATTCCTCAATAAAGCAATAAAAACCTTACAGAATAATCCAGAGTTTGGAGTAATAGAAACAGTCAAAAAAGATTTTGAAAAAATAGAGACCCAGTGGACAGAAATAAAAGAGATACTTCTTAAGAATCGCAGTACGGATGGTATGTATAATAATTCTGTTGTAAGCACCAGTCTAGATGGAAACGAAAAAATCTTAGAAGCCATCTACAATTTGCCCATAAACAAAGATATTGTAATTCGAAAAATTAGTATCGGAACCCAGCCTAGAATACAAGTCATGATGGTGTTTATGGATGGCCTAATTGATAAAAAAGTGGTAAATTTATCAATTCTAGAGCCCTTGTTATTCATGCAAGAGCGGAAGGAAAAGCTAGAAGGGGAAGATTTAATCGGTTCTATTATGGAAAAATGCTTGCCCAGTGGACAAGCGACACGAATCAGCAGCTTTGTAGAGGTACAACAAGGAATTAACACGGGCGATGCCATCTTATTTTTTGAAGGTAGTGATGAAGCGGTAGCTGTAGAGGCTAAAGGCTATGAACACCGTAGTATTGGTAAACCGGAAACAGAACAGTCGGTACGTGGTTCACAAAACGCCTTTACCGAAGTATTGCGTGTTAATACGGCATTAATTCGAACCATGCTGCATGCCAGTGACTTGGTAACAGAAATGATCCCTGTAGGGGCTCGGGGACATTCCAATTGTGCGGTGATGTACATAAAATCTATTGCGAATAAAGAGCTTGTTTCAGAAGTAAAAAGGCGGATTAAAGGAATTCGTGTAGATTTCATTGCAGATTCAGGTATCTTAGAGCATTTTATTGTAGATGATCCTCGCAATCCTTTTCCTCAGACTCTGTCAACAGAAAGACCGGATCGAATGGCCGTGCACTTAACAGAAGGACGGGTCGGAATTTTAGTAGATGGTAGTCCTTTTGGCCATATTGTACCTGTTTCTATATTTACTTTAATGCATGCTTCTGATGACTTTAGTTTAAGCCTTTATTATACCAATATGCTTCGTATCATTCGCTGGTTTAGCGCCATGCTGTCCTTATTACTACCAGCCTTATATCTGGCAATTAGCACTTTTCATCAGGAAGCAATACCAACGGACTTACTATTATCCATTACAGCTGCTAGGGCACAAGTACCTTTTCCTACTATTATAGAAATCCTCTTGATGGAAATCTCCTTTGAGCTGATTCGTGAAGGAGGACTTCGTATTCCTGGTATCTTAGGGTCAACGATTGGTATTGTAGGTGCATTGATTTTAGGGCAAACGGCAGTTACGGCAAAAATTGTAAGTCCCATGATGGTAATTGTTATTGCAGTGACGGGCCTAGCATCCTATAGTATCCCAGATTATCGCTTAGCCTCTGCTTTTCGCTTATTTCGGTTTTTATTTATCCTATTAGCAATGGGGATGGGGCTTATTGGAATTGCCTGTGGTCTCTTGGCTTTAGTTGCTATGATCTCTTCGATGAAATCTTTTGGTATGCCTTATCTGACACCTGTAGCACCAAAGACAGTATATGGTGGAGATGTAGTTCTTAGAAGCCCTGTTTACCAACAGGAAAGAAGACCTGATGAACTCAATACAAAGGATTCTCTAAGGCAAGAAACTATTAGTAGAGTTTGGACTAGAAAAAATCGGAGAGGGCGAGAAAAGGATGAATAG
- a CDS encoding GerAB/ArcD/ProY family transporter encodes MNSYHTGKLGLMDGVGLVFWLVIPRLFLSTISNLIQENGQILWLAEVVYTVIGLLVFFMMVYVCKYVTGDIFIVFQKLVGKLGAWFILLTYSVMFLSNSALTLRLYAEYTLETALPQVEFQLVIVWYVITVSVICYLGIEALTRTGYIVFPFLLGGLVLILLMLIPFYIGYNLSPWQGYGIFRGIISGVNGAGYNFGVLALIFLAPAFQNVQTIKKAALYALCGAGVLRISFSLVYIMVFGVLGSEKTMPLFELARLVYLNQYIQRIEALFIIGWVILGLLAVAGGLYVALYLIAMLLKLPTLRPIVPLGALIVGNLAMLPPDIGYTLKVDQYLLAALDIGIYVFPTFLFSMALWKRRKKGCTSV; translated from the coding sequence ATGAATAGCTATCATACGGGGAAGTTAGGTTTAATGGATGGTGTAGGACTAGTTTTTTGGCTTGTAATTCCTCGGCTATTTTTGTCCACCATTTCAAATCTAATTCAGGAAAATGGGCAGATTTTATGGCTAGCAGAGGTTGTATACACAGTAATAGGTTTATTAGTTTTTTTTATGATGGTTTATGTGTGCAAATACGTAACCGGGGACATTTTTATCGTATTTCAGAAGTTAGTAGGGAAGCTGGGAGCATGGTTTATACTCCTAACCTATAGTGTTATGTTTCTTAGTAATAGTGCCTTGACCCTGCGTCTATATGCAGAATATACATTAGAAACTGCTTTGCCTCAGGTAGAATTCCAATTGGTGATAGTTTGGTATGTTATTACTGTTAGCGTTATATGTTATTTAGGTATAGAAGCATTGACGCGTACAGGTTATATTGTTTTCCCATTTTTACTCGGTGGACTTGTTTTAATATTACTTATGCTTATTCCTTTTTATATTGGCTACAATTTAAGTCCTTGGCAGGGGTATGGCATTTTTCGCGGGATAATTTCAGGAGTCAATGGCGCAGGTTATAATTTTGGCGTGTTAGCTTTGATTTTTTTAGCTCCTGCATTTCAAAATGTACAAACAATAAAAAAGGCAGCGCTTTATGCATTATGTGGCGCAGGAGTATTACGAATTAGTTTTAGTTTGGTTTACATAATGGTTTTTGGAGTTTTAGGATCGGAAAAGACGATGCCCCTTTTCGAATTGGCCCGTTTAGTTTATCTCAATCAGTATATTCAACGAATTGAAGCTTTATTTATCATAGGTTGGGTAATCTTGGGGTTATTAGCAGTTGCCGGTGGTTTATATGTCGCTTTATATTTAATAGCCATGTTACTCAAATTACCGACCTTAAGGCCCATTGTGCCTTTAGGAGCGTTGATTGTTGGCAATTTGGCCATGCTGCCTCCTGATATTGGTTATACCCTTAAAGTAGATCAATATTTACTAGCGGCACTTGATATTGGCATATACGTTTTTCCTACATTTTTGTTTAGCATGGCATTGTGGAAAAGGAGGAAGAAAGGATGTACCTCCGTTTAA
- a CDS encoding Ger(x)C family spore germination protein has product MYLRLIVGVILVGVSMVLSGCNGARESNEVAYIIAMGLDKAEEKGMVTVTYKIAKPSVEGSKEAGGDAFLISNTAATIAESLNLLNSTIAAKPSLSHTKVLVLGEELSRQGLTDIWGSLFRYREYRGSMFVLIARGTAKKFLEESKPTTNMSPAKYFETVLSSGEESGYFLRTSFHQFYHRLKSRSSQPYATLVGINPQSGKGQITVPTVPGGKTNGYIAGEIPREGGNPAEFAGTAIFSGDKMVGMLSTTETRILAMLLGTFHRGFLSVEDPLDPKSYVNVYLRLGSSPKIKATLKDGHPLITVKVLLEGEFTNITSGINYEEESYLKLAESQINNVLQEEMANFIRHTQELNSDVAGFGYYMHPLFSNMQDFLDYNWNEKYSQAEVHVEINTKIRRTGLMLRTIPMEK; this is encoded by the coding sequence ATGTACCTCCGTTTAATTGTAGGGGTTATTTTAGTGGGGGTGTCTATGGTGCTTTCTGGCTGTAATGGGGCGCGAGAAAGCAATGAGGTTGCTTATATTATTGCTATGGGCCTTGATAAAGCAGAGGAAAAAGGAATGGTTACAGTAACATACAAGATCGCTAAACCCAGTGTAGAAGGCAGTAAAGAAGCTGGAGGGGATGCCTTTCTAATCAGCAATACAGCAGCAACCATAGCCGAATCACTTAATCTACTTAATTCTACGATCGCAGCTAAGCCTTCACTCTCGCATACGAAAGTATTAGTGCTGGGAGAAGAATTATCCAGGCAAGGATTGACGGATATTTGGGGGTCTCTGTTTCGCTATCGGGAATATCGTGGATCAATGTTTGTTTTAATAGCACGTGGTACAGCTAAAAAATTTTTAGAGGAAAGCAAACCTACTACAAATATGTCACCAGCTAAGTATTTTGAAACAGTGCTTAGTTCAGGAGAGGAATCAGGTTATTTTCTGCGTACTAGCTTTCATCAATTTTACCATCGGCTTAAGAGTAGAAGTTCTCAACCTTATGCCACGTTAGTTGGTATCAATCCGCAATCTGGTAAAGGACAGATAACCGTGCCAACAGTTCCTGGCGGCAAGACCAATGGATATATTGCGGGAGAGATCCCCCGTGAAGGGGGAAATCCTGCAGAGTTTGCTGGTACTGCCATATTTTCTGGAGATAAAATGGTGGGAATGCTAAGCACAACAGAAACCCGTATACTGGCAATGTTATTAGGTACATTCCACCGTGGATTTTTATCCGTAGAAGATCCTCTTGACCCTAAATCTTATGTAAACGTCTATTTGCGATTAGGTTCCTCTCCTAAAATTAAAGCGACGCTAAAAGATGGTCATCCCCTAATTACTGTTAAGGTATTACTGGAAGGTGAATTTACCAATATTACATCAGGGATTAACTATGAGGAAGAGAGTTATTTGAAGTTAGCAGAATCCCAGATAAATAACGTTCTGCAAGAAGAAATGGCCAATTTTATTCGACATACCCAAGAACTTAACTCGGATGTCGCAGGTTTCGGCTACTATATGCATCCCCTGTTTTCCAATATGCAAGATTTCTTGGATTATAACTGGAATGAAAAATATAGTCAGGCCGAGGTGCATGTTGAAATTAATACGAAAATTCGTCGTACTGGTTTGATGCTTAGGACGATTCCTATGGAGAAGTAA
- a CDS encoding SpoIID/LytB domain-containing protein, with translation MGFKKWYLIATLVIGVLLMSGCSLLKTPQSKPEQQTPPPANQKQAIQGNEPDITVFMHETGEKKTMKMEEYIAGVVAGEMKNDWPVEALAAQAILARTFTVQAIEEKGGVPARGTQASTDIKEFQAYDGKAVNDRVKKAVEMTRGMVATYQGKPIHAWFHASAGGITAMAKEGLNFKDEEPPYIQSVNSPDELAPSDVQNWTASFTKKEMIDVMTKMGKTAATIDSVEIGKKGPSGRATTLLINKTLEVSAPEVRVGLGSTKLKSMLLDKVEVSGDTIVFSGKGYGHGVGLSQWGANNLATKGKKPEEIIGQYFKDVTIEKRWN, from the coding sequence ATGGGATTTAAAAAATGGTATCTAATTGCAACATTAGTAATCGGTGTGCTTTTGATGAGTGGTTGCTCTCTCTTAAAAACGCCTCAGTCTAAGCCGGAGCAACAAACTCCGCCGCCTGCCAATCAGAAGCAAGCGATACAAGGGAATGAACCTGATATTACTGTTTTTATGCATGAAACAGGAGAAAAGAAAACCATGAAGATGGAAGAGTATATAGCAGGTGTAGTCGCAGGGGAAATGAAAAATGATTGGCCAGTAGAGGCTTTAGCAGCACAAGCCATATTGGCAAGAACATTTACGGTACAAGCCATAGAAGAAAAAGGCGGTGTACCAGCAAGGGGAACGCAAGCTTCTACGGATATTAAGGAGTTTCAAGCTTATGATGGAAAAGCAGTAAATGATCGTGTCAAAAAGGCAGTTGAGATGACGCGAGGCATGGTAGCTACCTATCAAGGTAAGCCAATTCATGCTTGGTTTCACGCCTCTGCTGGCGGTATCACAGCGATGGCGAAAGAAGGGCTTAACTTTAAGGATGAGGAACCTCCCTACATTCAATCGGTTAACTCTCCCGATGAACTAGCTCCTAGTGATGTGCAAAATTGGACAGCTTCTTTTACGAAAAAAGAAATGATAGATGTTATGACAAAGATGGGAAAAACGGCTGCTACTATCGACAGTGTAGAGATTGGGAAAAAAGGACCTTCAGGTCGTGCAACTACATTATTAATTAACAAAACTCTAGAAGTATCTGCCCCAGAGGTAAGGGTGGGGCTGGGCAGTACAAAACTTAAATCCATGCTGCTGGATAAGGTAGAGGTTAGCGGTGACACCATAGTTTTTAGCGGCAAAGGATATGGTCATGGTGTAGGTTTATCCCAGTGGGGGGCAAATAATTTAGCAACGAAGGGCAAGAAACCAGAGGAGATCATTGGGCAATACTTCAAGGATGTAACAATTGAAAAACGTTGGAATTAA